Part of the Mycobacteriales bacterium genome, CAAGAGCGCGCGCGAGATGCGCGAGCTGTGGAGCGAGTTCCCCGAGGCCTGCGACAACACGCTGCTCATCGCCGAGCGCTGCGAGGTCGAGTTCAACGAGGGCGCCGACCTCATGCCGCGCGTCGACGTCCCCGAGGGCCACACCGAGCAGTCGTTCCTGCGCGAGGAGGTCCACCGCGGCCTGGCCCGCCGCTTCGACGGCGAGGTCCCCGAGGCCCACCGGGTGCAGGCCGACTACGAGGTCGACGTCATCTGCCAGATGGGCTTCCCCGGCTACTTCCTGGTGACCGCCGACCTGTGCCGCTACGCCAAGGACAACGGCATCCGCGTCGGTCCCGGTCGTGGCTCCGCCGCGGGGTCACTGGTCGCCTACGCGATGGCCATCACCGACCTCGACCCGATCAAGCACAAGCTGCTCTTCGAGCGGTTCCTCAACCCCGAGCGCATCTCGATGCCCGACATCGACCTCGACTTCGACGAGCGCCGGCGCGGCGACATGATCCGCTACGCCACGGAGAAGTACGGCGAGGAGCGGGTCTCGCAGATCATCACCTACGGCACCATCAAGGCCAAGCAGGCCGTCAAGGACAGCGCGCGCGTCCTCGGCTACCCCTTCGGCGTCGGCGACAAGATCACCAAGGCGATGCCGCCCGCGGTCATGGGCAAGGACATCCCGCTCGCCGGCATCTTCGACCCGAGCCACAAGAGGTACGCCGAAGCCGGTGAGTTCCGCGCCCTCTACGAAGCCGACCCCGATGCCAAGGCCGTCGTCGACACCGCCCTGGGCCTCGAGGGCCTGAAGCGGCAGTGGGGCGTCCACGCCGCCGGCGTCATCCTGTGCCGCGAGCCGCTGCTCGACGTCATCCCGATCCAGCGCCGCGAGGCCGACGGCGCGATCATCACGCAGTTCGACATGGGCGCCTGCGAGACGCTCGGCCTGCTGAAGATGGACTTCCTCGGCCTGCGCAACCTCACCGTCCTCGACGACTGCCTGCGTCACATCACCGACAACCGCGGTGAGACGGTGGTGCTCGAAACCCTCGACGAGATGGTCCCGGACAAGCTCACCTACGAGCTGCTGTCGCGGGGCGACACCCTCGGGGTCTTCCAGCTCGACGGCGGGCCGATGCGCTCGCTGCTGCGCTCGATGCAGCCGGACTCGTTCGAGACGATCTCCGCGGTGCTCGCGCTCTACCGGCCGGGGCCGATGGGCGCCAACGCGCACAACGACTACGCCGACCGCAAGACCGGGCGCAAGCCGGTGGTGCCGATCCACCCCGAGCTCGCCGAGCCCCTCGAGGAGATCCTGGGCGACACCTACGGGTTGATCGTCTACCAGGAGCAGGTCATGGCGATCGCGCAGAAGCTCGCCGGCTACACCCTCGGCGCCGCCGACCTGCTGCGTCGCGCGATGGGCAAGAAGAAGAAGGAGATCCTCGACAAGGAGTACGTCCCGTTCCGCGACGGCATGGTCGCCAACGGCTACTCCGAGGGTGCGATCAAGACGCTCTGGGACATCCTCGTCCCCTTCTCCGACTACGCCTTCAACCGCGCCCACACCGCCGGCTACGGGCTGGTCAGCTTCTGGACCGCCTACCTCAAGGCCAACTTCCCCGCCGAGTACATGGCGGCGCTGCTCACCTCGGTCAAGGACGACAAGGACAAGAGCGCCCTCTACCTCGCCGAATGCCGGCGGATGGGCATCAAGGTCCTGCCGCCCGACGTCAACGACTCCGACTCCGACTTCACGCCGCGCGGCACCGACATCCGCTTCGGGCTGTCGGCGATCCGCAACGTCGGGACCAACGTCGTCGCCTCGATCGTCGCGACCCGGACCTCCAAGGGCCGCTTCAGCGACTTCAGCGACTTCCTGCGCAAGGTCGAGGCGGTCGCCTGCAACAAGAAGACCGTCGAGTCGCTCATCAAGGCCGGCGCCTTCGACTCCCTCGGCCACACCCGCAAGGGCCTGGTCCACGTGCACGCCGAGTCCATCGACGCGGTCATGGAGACCAAGCGCGCGGAGGC contains:
- the dnaE gene encoding DNA polymerase III subunit alpha: MADSFVHLHVHTEYSMLDGAARLDDLFKKAVELEMPAIAMTDHGNVFGAFDFYKKAKAHGIKPIIGQESYLAPGSRFDKTRVKWGAGGEDDVSGGGAYTHMTMLATSTAGMHALFRMSSLASLEGYYYKPRMDKALLSEHAKDIIGTTGCPSGEIQTYLRMGQYEKAKASAGEFRDIFGAENFYCELMDHGIDIERRAQKDLIRLAKEMGIPFLATNDLHYTHPEDAKAHEVLLCVQSGKTMADPGRFKFDAQDFYLKSAREMRELWSEFPEACDNTLLIAERCEVEFNEGADLMPRVDVPEGHTEQSFLREEVHRGLARRFDGEVPEAHRVQADYEVDVICQMGFPGYFLVTADLCRYAKDNGIRVGPGRGSAAGSLVAYAMAITDLDPIKHKLLFERFLNPERISMPDIDLDFDERRRGDMIRYATEKYGEERVSQIITYGTIKAKQAVKDSARVLGYPFGVGDKITKAMPPAVMGKDIPLAGIFDPSHKRYAEAGEFRALYEADPDAKAVVDTALGLEGLKRQWGVHAAGVILCREPLLDVIPIQRREADGAIITQFDMGACETLGLLKMDFLGLRNLTVLDDCLRHITDNRGETVVLETLDEMVPDKLTYELLSRGDTLGVFQLDGGPMRSLLRSMQPDSFETISAVLALYRPGPMGANAHNDYADRKTGRKPVVPIHPELAEPLEEILGDTYGLIVYQEQVMAIAQKLAGYTLGAADLLRRAMGKKKKEILDKEYVPFRDGMVANGYSEGAIKTLWDILVPFSDYAFNRAHTAGYGLVSFWTAYLKANFPAEYMAALLTSVKDDKDKSALYLAECRRMGIKVLPPDVNDSDSDFTPRGTDIRFGLSAIRNVGTNVVASIVATRTSKGRFSDFSDFLRKVEAVACNKKTVESLIKAGAFDSLGHTRKGLVHVHAESIDAVMETKRAEAIGQYDLFGSMGEPDDGSGPGSVFEVAIPMGEWDKTLLLAYEREMLGLYVSDHPLFGVEHVIAAAVDCPVSALQDRDDGSTVVLGGILSSVTRKMTKKGDAWALVVLEDLEGAVECMFFPQSYQAAAVQLVEDAVVLVRGRVDKRDDVPKIIANEVIVPDLSTGPRGPVVVSLPTQRCTPPVVERFKDVLASHPGTTEVHLQLVNAGKTTVVRLDDRLRVTATPALFADLKALLGPGCLPVAG